Below is a genomic region from Paenibacillus rhizovicinus.
AGCGCCGGATGGGGCACGATTATCTATTTGGCGGCATTGTCGGCCGTAGATCCCGGGCTTCATGAAGCCGCTATTATCGACGGCGCTTCGAGGTTCCAGCGCGTCCGTCATATCAACATTCCGACGATTGTCCCTACAATGATGATCCTGCTCATCCTGAGCATCGGCAACCTGCTTGGCGTTGGCTTCGAGAAGATCCTGCTGCTTCAAAACCCGCTCAATATGACTTCCTCGGACGTCATCTCGACATTCGTTTACCGGTCGGGACTCGTGAGCGCCCAGTACAGTTTCTCGACGGCAATCGGTTTGTTCAACTCCGTGGTCAATGCGGTGCTGCTCATCGTCGTCAATCAGATCGTTCGCCGCGCGAGCGATAACAGTTTGTGGTAGTGAGGGGGAGGATTCTGCATGCTAGCAGGCGTTAAAGAAAGCGGACGGGACAAAGTATTCTTGATTTGCAATTATATCTACGTATTTCTGGCGTTTATCGTCGTATTTTATCCGCTCGTCTATATGCTCAGCGCATCGATCAGCGATCCTAAGATGGTCGGGTCCGGCGAGATGTGGCTGTGGCCGAGGGGCATTACGTTCGACGGCTACAAAAGGGTCTTCGAGAATGCGAACATTTGGATCGGCTATAAGAACACGATTATCTACACCGTTCTCGGAACGGCGATTAACTTGGCGGTGACACTGCCCGCAGCCTATGCGCTGAGCCGCAAAGATTTCGTCGGCCGCAACCTCTTCATGGGGTTGTTCATGGTCACGATGTTCTTCGGCGGCGGACTTGTACCCACCTACCTGCTGGTGAAGAAGCTTCACCTGATCAACACGATGTGGGCGATCTTCCTGCCGTCGGCGGCATCCATCTGGAACATTATCGTCGCCCGCACCTTCTTCCAGAGCACGCTTCCGAAGGAATTGCAGGAGGCCGCTCAGATCGACGGCTGCACGAACCTGCGGTTGTTCATGAAGATCATCCTGCCGCTGTCGATGCCGATTATCGCGGTCATGGCTTTGTTCTACGGGGTCGGCAACTGGAACAACTACTTCTCGGCGATGATTTATTTGAACGATGCGGCGAAATACCCGCTGCAGCTGGTACTGCGTCAAATTCTCGTGCTGCAGGATATGGCCGCTCAGGGCGGCGGAGCGATCGATTCCTCCACGGCTTCCGCGATGAACAACAAGGCGGAAATCGCCGCGCTCGTCAAATATGCCGTTATCATCGTGGCGACGGTTCCCGTAATTGCGATTTATCCGTTCTTGCAGCGCTATTTCGTTCAGGGTGTTATGATCGGTTCAGTCAAAGGCTGATTCGTTCTTGCCATAATCGTGCACCAAGTAAAAATAGGGAGTTGTTGTCATGAAAAAGATTCGCAAGGCATCATTGATTCTCCTCAGTCTCACGGCATCCGCAGTGCTGCTTCAAGCCTGCGGTTCCAATGCGGAAGACGGTAGCAACGGCGCGGCAAACGCCGGCTCGAACGCGAATGCCAGCGATGGGGGCGTAAAGAAAGAAGGCTTCCCGATCGTGGACAAGCCGCTGACGCTCAAGCTGATGTCGCAGGACGTCGGCGTTGCGGACTGGAGCAAGATGCCGGTCATGCAAGAGATGGAGAAATTGTCCGGCATCCATATGGAATACCAGAATGCGCCGGTGGACAGCTTCGTGACGAAGAAGAACCTCGTGTTCGCGAGCGGCGATCTGCCGGATATCTTCTACGCGGCGGAACTGACGCCTGCCGAGCAAGTAACCTACGGAACGCAAGGCGTGCTCGTGCCGCTGGAGAAGTACATCGATGAGGGCTACGCGCCGAACATCAAGAAAATCTTCGATGAGCATCCGGACATCCGCAAGTCGTTCACGACGCCGGACGGCCATATGTATGCCCTGCCGAACATCGATCTGTCCGCCGTATGGTACCGCGGTCCGATGTGGTACAACGGCAAATTCCTGAAGGCGCTGAACGCGACGGAGCCGAAGACGACCGATGAGCTGTACGCGTACCTGAAACGCGTCAAAACCGAAGATCCGAACGGCAATGGCAAAGCAGACGAAATTCCGCTGACTTCCGTCAAGCTGGACGATCTGCGCATGTACTTCCTCGGCTTCTGGGGCATCTACAACGAGGTGTACTATGCCGACAAGGATGGCAAAGTTCACTACACGCCGCAAGAAGAGGGCTATAAAGGCTATCTGACGTTCTTGAACAAACTGTGGAAAGAGGATCTGCTGGACCACGAGACGTTCTCGCAAACGGACGATCAGAAGACGGCCAAAGGCAAGAACAACCAAGTCGCATTGTTCAACAACTGGTTCCCGTACTTCATGCTGGGCGGCGAGCCAAGCGGCGACAACCCGCTGATGACGCCGGTAAGCAGCGAAATTCCTGGCTCCCCGGTATACGGCAAGCATCCGGGTCTTTCCTCGAATGGCGCTTTCGCCATCTCCAGCTCGAATCCGAATCCGGAAGCGTCGATGCGCTGGATCGATTACCAATACGGCTACGAAGGCGCAACGCTGTTCTCGCAAGGTCCGGAGAACACGCTGTGGAAATACACGAATAAAGAAACGCATGAGAAAGAATGGCTGCCGGTTGAAGGCGACCGCGAAGAAGCACGCGGCAAGCTGACGCCGAACTATGGCATTCCGTCCCCGGGCATGGCTTCGGCCGAGCTGACCAAGGGCCTGAAGAGCGACTTCGACGCATGGCTGGACAAAGAAAACGCCGAGAAGCTCCTTCCGATCGCGAAAGCGCCGTTCCCGAATGTGTACCTGACGAACGACCAACAGACGGAAGCAACGACGCTGCTGTCCGACCTGAGCACGTACGTTACTCAGATGGAAGCCAAATTCGTAACGGGACAAGAGCCGCTTGCGAACTGGGATAAATACGTAGCGCAACTCAAAAAAATGGGCAGCGACAAAATCGTCGAGCTTTACCAAAGCGCGTACGACACTTGGAACGCAAGCAAATAATCCCATTACATGATGAAAAAGCAAATAGCCAACCGTTCCCGGCCGCTTGACCGGGGGTTGGCTATTGCTCTATTCTTCCTCGATTTCGGACAATTGCCTTGCTTGTTCGTTCTCCGAGAATAGCTTGCGATACTGTCCCGGCGTATAGCCGGTTTCTTTTTTGAACTTGCGAGTGAAGTTAGGCGTATCTTGGTAGCCGACGCGAAGAATGATGTCCTTCAGCGGGTCGCTTGTCGTCCGCAGCTGCAGGATGACCGTCTCGAGCCGCTTCTGCCAGATGTACTGAATGAAATTCTGTCCGATCTTCTCTTTGAAGGAACGGCTGACATGCGATGGCGAGACGCTGAATGCGAAGGCGACGGACTCGAGGCTCAGCGAGTGATCCGTGTACCGCTCGTCGATGTAGGCCGCGATGCGATCCATCAAGGACTGTTCTTCCTTCCGGTTGTTCTGCTCCACTTGATTGCAGATGCGGGAGGCCAGCGTCAGGAAGGTGCGTTCCAGCTCGTCCAGGGAATTCCCGTAGATCGCGGCGGGGGTTATATCCTGAACGACGCTGTGGATGCCGAGCTCGGATGCGGTTTTCAGCATCGTATTCAATAGATCGAAGCAAATGCAGCGCGTGAGCAGCGCGGAAACGTGCGTCGCATGCAGGTTCAGAAACGCCGAACTGATAATTTGAACGGCGATGTCGTAGTTGCCCTGCTTCAAGCTCTGGGAGAGCTTCATCAAGGTGTTGTTCGGAATCCAATCCTCTTGATTCGGCGCATCGGAGAGCTTCTCGAAATAAGTGACGGCACCGGGTTCGGCCGATGAGCGGAGCTCGTAGGCCGAACAGGCCTCGATGAAGGACTGGTTCAGCTGGTCCGGGCTCTCGTAGCAAGTGCCGACGCCGATCATCGGGATATCGTCCATGACGTCCTGTAACCGGCTTCGAATGGCTTCGATGATATCGTGGACGCGGTTGAACGTTTCTGCTTGGCCATCTTCCGGATTGAAGCTGACGATAAGTCCCAGCTGATCCAGCTGCGGAAGCTCGACGCCGTATCCGATCGCTTGCAGTTCAGGAAACTCGATCTGATTCAGCAGCTTGACCAAATCCCGCCACTCGTGCCCGTCGTTCGATGCACCGCTGCCGCTGCTCGATCCGATGACAGCGACGAAATGGTTCGAACGGTCGAAGCGCAGATCGAACGCTTGCTGCAGCTCGGGCGGCAGGCTTTGGACATTGCCGTACTTCAGCAGCATCGACAAGAAATGATTGCGGGCGAAGGGCTCCTGCAGATCGATGCGCGAGCTGTATTCTTGCAGCGCGGAACGTATCCGGTCAAGCTCGTTGCCGCGCCCCGCGGCCGCGTCCTGCAGGCGTTGCTCGCCCGACTTGGAAGCGGCGAAGTCCACCAGCATCGAGATAGGCTGGTACTGCATTCTGGCGAGCACGAGCGCGATGGCCGCTCCGACAAGAACGATGATGCTGAACAGCAGGATGATGAAGCTGCGCACATGCAGCACGCTGCTGAAGAATTGCGCGCTCGGCATCGCCGTCACGTACGTCCAGCCGTTATTGTCCGATTTGACGGAGACGACGGAATGCGCCTTGCCGTTGATGGTCTGTTCGTGGATGCCGGGCTCAAGACGGATCAGCGATTTCGCCGCCGTGCTGGACATTGCTTCTCCATGGCGGTTATCGACAAGGACATGGCCTTCGTTATCGAGAATATAAGTAAGGCCTTGATAGTTTCCGAGTATGGAATCGATCAGGCTGGTAAGCTCGGCTTCCCGAATCAGATACATGACCGTGCCATGCGGCGTCGGATTGTTCGGCGTGATCGGAATCAGGTAGGCCAGCATGCTCTCGGCGAAATTCGAAGATTTCGTCAACGTATCGGCAGGCCGCATCGTCGGAAATTTGACCGTATTCAGATCCTGGAACAGCTTGTCCGTCGGCCAGTTTCCGAAGTTGAATACATTGGCGAAGACGTCTAGATTGTAGAGGCCTTTACTGGAATAGATTTTCTCGTCCTTATGAAAATAGAGAAAAATCTCGCCGATCATCGAACTGGTCGACTTGTACTGATCCAAGCCTTGAATCGCTTCGCCGCTGTAGATCGGATCATGAACGCGGTAAGGCGTAAGCCGGTTATCGTAGGAGATGCGGGACGCGATCTCGTTCAGTTCCTTGATCCGGCCGTCGACGATGACCTTGGCCTGCGTCAGCTGATTCAGCCGGGATTGCTCGATTTCGGACCGCAGGTTGCTGACGGCGTTGTTGTAGATGAAGATCGTCATCAGTATTAAGGGGATTAGCAAGATAAACATATAGGACCAGATGTATTTCAAGAATAGCTTTGATTTAAAGTAGTTCTTCGTCAATCATGCTGCCTCCTGTGCGTCCTGTCGTTGATAGTCTTACCAATCATATCAATATTTTATTTCTTTGCACATAGCGAAGGAAGGCAAACCGAAACGGAGGATAAGTATATGAACAGAGGCGGAGTGCCGGAACCAAACATCGTCTACGCGCCCGAACGCTATCTGTGCCAGCGCGCGCAGGGACCGCTCGTGCTGGACGGCCGTGTCGATAAGCCGTTCTGGGCGGCCGCGGAATGGACGGGGGAGTTCGTCGATATCGAGGGCGATCTTCGTCCGAAGCCGGCCAAGCAGACGCGGGTGAAAATGCTGTGGGACGACGAGTATTTCTATTTCGCGGCGGAGCTGATCGAGGATCAGATCTGGGCAACGTTGACGGAGCGCGATTCGGTCATCTTCTACGACAACGACTTCGAGATCTTCATCGATCCCGACGGCGATAGCCATAACTACTACGAGTTCGAGATCAACGCGCTGAATACGGTATGGGACCTGCTGCTGGTCAAGCCTTACCGGGACGGCGGACCGCCGGTGAACGGCTGGGATATCGCAGGCTTGAAGACCGCCGTGCATATCGACGGCGAGCTGAACAACCCTGCCGCGGCCAACCGCAAGTGGAGTCTCGAAGCGGCCATGCCGTGGGCGAGCTTGCGGGAATGCGCGGCGGAGGGACGGCCGCCGGCAGCAGGCGAGTTCTGGCGCGTCAATTTCTCGCGCGTCGAGTGGCAGGCCGAGGTGCACGAGGGACAGTACCGCAAAGTGATCAATCCGGAGACGGGCAAGCCGTTTCCCGAAGATAATTGGGTATGGTCGCCGATGGGCATCGTCAACATGCACTATCCGGAGCTGTGGGGTTATGTCGTATTCGCGGATGGGAGCGGGGCGCCGTCGGCGTTCGAGCTGCCGGCGGACGAGCGGATCAAATGGGACCTGCGCCGCCTCTATTACCGCGAACGCAATTATTTCGAAGCGCATGGCAAATTCACGAACGACGCGAAGCTGCTGATGGGCGAGGATTCGTGGATCATCGAGCCCGTCATCGAGACGACCAGCGGCTTGTTTCAAATTAAAGCGCCGTCCGCGGATGGACAAGCAGTCATTTGCATCCGCGAAGACGGGAAGCTATGGAGGGAATAAACGGGATGACACTGTCAACGTCGATCTTCTCGCTGGATCAAGAGACAATGGACCAAATCGAACGCAAATTCCGCGTGAAGCAGCAGCTTGCCGAGGCTAGGCAGCAGGAGCTGTTCGGCATTTTCCAAGAAGAGCTGACGGATGAGGAAACGTGGGCGCTCAAGTACATGTTCGCGTTCATGCCGGTCAACGATATGGCGGATTACGACGGTTCCTTATTCTTAAATCATGTTCGCCAGTCATTGGACATCCGCAGACAGGTGCCGTGGGGGTCGCGCGTGCCGGATCATCTTTTCCTGCATTATGTGCTGCCTTACCGGGTCAACACGGAGAATATCGAAGATTCGCGCGGCATCCTATACCGTGAATTGGCGGAGCGGACGGCTTCCTTATCGATGGCGGAGGCCATCTTGGAGACGAACTACTGGTGTCAGGAGAAAGCGACCTACATCGGCAGCGATCTGCGGACGCTGTCGCCGCTCTCCATGATTCGCAACGCGCGCGGACGCTGCGGCGAGGAGTCGACGCTGGCCGTGGCCGCGCTTCGCAGCATCGGCATTCCCGCCCGCCAGGTGTATACGCCGCGCTGGGCTCATTGCGATGACAACCATGCGTGGGTAGAAGCCTGGGCAGACGGACAATGGCATTACATCGGGGCCTGCGAGCCGGAAGCCCGGCTCGACCAGGGCTGGTTTACGCCGCCCGCCCGCCGGGCCATGCTCGTCAATACGCGGATTTTCGCGGATTATCCGGGGCCCGAGGACATTACGCTTGCCCACGAATGGTTCACGGAGATCAACCTGCTCGATAACTATGCGCCGACCCGCACGATTCAGGTGACGGTGAAGGACATGCAAGGCGCGCCTGCCGCGGGGGCGGAGGTCCGCTTCGAGCTGTACAACATGGCTGAGTTGTTCCCGATTGCCGCCGTGCTCGCGAACGATGAAGGCCAGGCTGCTTTTAAGACCGGTCTTGGCGACCTGGTCATCCGCGCGGTGAAGGACGGCTATTGGGCGGAGGCGAAAA
It encodes:
- a CDS encoding carbohydrate ABC transporter permease; this encodes MLAGVKESGRDKVFLICNYIYVFLAFIVVFYPLVYMLSASISDPKMVGSGEMWLWPRGITFDGYKRVFENANIWIGYKNTIIYTVLGTAINLAVTLPAAYALSRKDFVGRNLFMGLFMVTMFFGGGLVPTYLLVKKLHLINTMWAIFLPSAASIWNIIVARTFFQSTLPKELQEAAQIDGCTNLRLFMKIILPLSMPIIAVMALFYGVGNWNNYFSAMIYLNDAAKYPLQLVLRQILVLQDMAAQGGGAIDSSTASAMNNKAEIAALVKYAVIIVATVPVIAIYPFLQRYFVQGVMIGSVKG
- a CDS encoding type 2 periplasmic-binding domain-containing protein; protein product: MKKIRKASLILLSLTASAVLLQACGSNAEDGSNGAANAGSNANASDGGVKKEGFPIVDKPLTLKLMSQDVGVADWSKMPVMQEMEKLSGIHMEYQNAPVDSFVTKKNLVFASGDLPDIFYAAELTPAEQVTYGTQGVLVPLEKYIDEGYAPNIKKIFDEHPDIRKSFTTPDGHMYALPNIDLSAVWYRGPMWYNGKFLKALNATEPKTTDELYAYLKRVKTEDPNGNGKADEIPLTSVKLDDLRMYFLGFWGIYNEVYYADKDGKVHYTPQEEGYKGYLTFLNKLWKEDLLDHETFSQTDDQKTAKGKNNQVALFNNWFPYFMLGGEPSGDNPLMTPVSSEIPGSPVYGKHPGLSSNGAFAISSSNPNPEASMRWIDYQYGYEGATLFSQGPENTLWKYTNKETHEKEWLPVEGDREEARGKLTPNYGIPSPGMASAELTKGLKSDFDAWLDKENAEKLLPIAKAPFPNVYLTNDQQTEATTLLSDLSTYVTQMEAKFVTGQEPLANWDKYVAQLKKMGSDKIVELYQSAYDTWNASK
- a CDS encoding helix-turn-helix domain-containing protein, whose protein sequence is MTKNYFKSKLFLKYIWSYMFILLIPLILMTIFIYNNAVSNLRSEIEQSRLNQLTQAKVIVDGRIKELNEIASRISYDNRLTPYRVHDPIYSGEAIQGLDQYKSTSSMIGEIFLYFHKDEKIYSSKGLYNLDVFANVFNFGNWPTDKLFQDLNTVKFPTMRPADTLTKSSNFAESMLAYLIPITPNNPTPHGTVMYLIREAELTSLIDSILGNYQGLTYILDNEGHVLVDNRHGEAMSSTAAKSLIRLEPGIHEQTINGKAHSVVSVKSDNNGWTYVTAMPSAQFFSSVLHVRSFIILLFSIIVLVGAAIALVLARMQYQPISMLVDFAASKSGEQRLQDAAAGRGNELDRIRSALQEYSSRIDLQEPFARNHFLSMLLKYGNVQSLPPELQQAFDLRFDRSNHFVAVIGSSSGSGASNDGHEWRDLVKLLNQIEFPELQAIGYGVELPQLDQLGLIVSFNPEDGQAETFNRVHDIIEAIRSRLQDVMDDIPMIGVGTCYESPDQLNQSFIEACSAYELRSSAEPGAVTYFEKLSDAPNQEDWIPNNTLMKLSQSLKQGNYDIAVQIISSAFLNLHATHVSALLTRCICFDLLNTMLKTASELGIHSVVQDITPAAIYGNSLDELERTFLTLASRICNQVEQNNRKEEQSLMDRIAAYIDERYTDHSLSLESVAFAFSVSPSHVSRSFKEKIGQNFIQYIWQKRLETVILQLRTTSDPLKDIILRVGYQDTPNFTRKFKKETGYTPGQYRKLFSENEQARQLSEIEEE
- a CDS encoding carbohydrate-binding family 9-like protein, which encodes MNRGGVPEPNIVYAPERYLCQRAQGPLVLDGRVDKPFWAAAEWTGEFVDIEGDLRPKPAKQTRVKMLWDDEYFYFAAELIEDQIWATLTERDSVIFYDNDFEIFIDPDGDSHNYYEFEINALNTVWDLLLVKPYRDGGPPVNGWDIAGLKTAVHIDGELNNPAAANRKWSLEAAMPWASLRECAAEGRPPAAGEFWRVNFSRVEWQAEVHEGQYRKVINPETGKPFPEDNWVWSPMGIVNMHYPELWGYVVFADGSGAPSAFELPADERIKWDLRRLYYRERNYFEAHGKFTNDAKLLMGEDSWIIEPVIETTSGLFQIKAPSADGQAVICIREDGKLWRE